A single window of Longimicrobium sp. DNA harbors:
- a CDS encoding TolC family protein → MPESFAPRACGALAFALLLAAPLAAQTHPLPPPGAPAAQQTVAAIPGARPLSLDEALTIAEGTSDQLTVARAGVMRASGQRLQAQSQRLPQLNGTASYSRALASQFSSLSGGTDTTTQSGPTNCGKFVPNPALPVESRLDSLEHAVDCAANGNPFSSLGSLPFGRENTWQLGLNLQQNVFSGGRIGAQVDAATAGRRRAEIQLASTRAQLVLDVAQAYYNAALADRLLAIAEATLAQSEETLRQVTLAKQVGNQPEFELLRAQVTRDNQRPAVIQRRADRDLAYTRLRLLLDIPADQPVSLTTPLNDAAPVPVSRFASNPNLMGDTATANRAPVRQAVEAVTTQEAQFRIARAQRLPTLSIVSNYARVGYPSGLFPAWSDFATNWTVGAQLSVPLFTGGRIRGDEMVAQANVMEARATLEQTRQQAELDTRTALDQLAAARAQWQASAGTVEQAGRAYQIAEIRYREGLSTQTELTDSRILLQQSQANRAQAARDLQIAQIRVALLPDLPLNVGQAAGAAALQQQQQLQQQQQQQQQPTQQQPQVPTSSAFSGTGG, encoded by the coding sequence ATGCCTGAATCTTTCGCCCCACGCGCCTGCGGGGCCCTTGCGTTCGCCCTGCTGCTCGCGGCCCCGCTCGCGGCGCAGACCCACCCGCTCCCGCCGCCGGGCGCGCCCGCGGCGCAGCAGACCGTGGCCGCCATCCCCGGCGCCCGCCCGCTCTCGCTCGACGAGGCGCTGACCATCGCCGAGGGGACCAGCGACCAGCTGACCGTGGCCCGCGCGGGGGTGATGCGCGCCAGCGGCCAGCGGCTGCAGGCGCAGAGCCAGCGGCTGCCGCAGCTGAACGGCACCGCGTCGTACAGCCGCGCACTAGCGTCGCAGTTCTCCTCGCTGTCCGGGGGGACGGACACCACCACGCAGTCGGGGCCCACCAACTGCGGCAAGTTCGTCCCCAACCCGGCGCTCCCGGTGGAGTCGCGGCTGGACTCGCTGGAGCACGCGGTGGACTGCGCGGCCAACGGCAACCCCTTCTCGTCGCTGGGCTCGCTCCCCTTCGGGCGCGAGAACACCTGGCAGCTGGGGCTGAACCTGCAGCAGAACGTGTTCTCGGGCGGCCGCATCGGCGCGCAGGTGGACGCGGCCACGGCGGGGCGGCGGCGGGCCGAGATCCAGCTGGCGTCGACGCGCGCGCAGCTGGTGCTGGACGTGGCGCAGGCGTACTACAACGCCGCGCTGGCCGACCGGCTCCTGGCGATCGCCGAGGCCACGCTGGCACAGTCGGAAGAGACGCTGCGGCAGGTCACCCTCGCCAAACAGGTGGGGAACCAGCCGGAGTTCGAGCTGCTGCGCGCCCAGGTGACGCGCGACAACCAGCGGCCGGCAGTCATCCAGCGCCGCGCGGACCGCGACCTGGCCTACACGCGGCTGCGGCTCCTGCTCGACATCCCCGCCGACCAGCCGGTGAGCCTCACCACGCCGTTGAACGACGCGGCGCCGGTTCCCGTCTCGCGCTTCGCGTCGAACCCGAACCTGATGGGCGACACGGCGACGGCGAACCGCGCCCCTGTGCGCCAGGCGGTGGAGGCGGTGACCACGCAGGAGGCGCAGTTCCGCATCGCGCGGGCGCAGCGCCTTCCCACGCTCAGCATCGTTTCGAACTACGCGCGCGTGGGGTACCCCAGCGGGCTGTTCCCCGCGTGGAGCGACTTCGCCACCAACTGGACGGTGGGCGCGCAGCTCTCCGTTCCCCTCTTCACCGGCGGGCGCATCCGCGGCGACGAGATGGTGGCGCAGGCCAACGTGATGGAGGCGCGCGCCACGCTGGAGCAGACGCGCCAGCAGGCGGAGCTGGACACGCGCACCGCGCTGGACCAGCTGGCCGCGGCGCGCGCGCAGTGGCAGGCCAGCGCGGGCACGGTGGAGCAGGCCGGCCGCGCCTACCAGATCGCCGAGATCCGCTACCGCGAGGGGCTGTCGACGCAGACGGAGCTCACCGATTCGCGGATCCTGCTGCAGCAGTCGCAGGCCAACCGCGCGCAGGCCGCGCGAGACCTGCAGATCGCGCAGATCCGCGTGGCGCTGCTCCCCGACCTGCCCCTGAACGTGGGGCAGGCCGCGGGCGCCGCCGCGCTCCAGCAGCAACAGCAGCTCCAGCAACAGCAGCAGCAACAGCAACAGCCGACCCAGCAGCAGCCACAGGTGCCGACGTCGTCGGCGTTCAGCGGAACGGGGGGATGA
- a CDS encoding efflux RND transporter permease subunit: MFISDFSIKRPVVTVVTMLALVVFGIFALLNLKTDEFPEVQPPVVAVSIPYPGASPETVEREVVDRVEEAIGGISGVDQVTSQSFDGYAVVIVQFIFGKDLQQATQDIRDQISQIRNELPQEMKEPILSRFDPNSQPIVSMTLSSTTLGSAELTRIADPALTRELRAVPGVAQVNVQGGITRELSVLLDPARMQAAGVGVPQVAAALQSQNLAAPVGKLTGTWDERSIRLQGRLPDPESFQQLVVATNPGGAVVRLGDVATVRDGTEEPTSLALFNGKPAVGIDVIKSSGYSTTQVASAVLEQVHRIEARLPQGVKLDVVKNSGDRVSRSVKNVQETLFEGALLTVLVVFLFLNSWRSTVITGLALPVSVLASFVAVWAFGFTLNTMSLLGLSLAIGILIDDAIVVRENIVRHVEMGKDHYHAALEGTDEIGLAVAATTFSIVCVFVPIAFMGGLAQQWFAPFALTIACSVLVSLFVSFSLDPMLSAYWPDPHREHHEKGFVGRQLDHFNNWFARLSDRYRGVIAWALDHRASMVILSLGTFIGALMLPVKGLVSFLVVLAIAVGLSAFLALAKPGKSVTAAVVLGGLVAMVVGGAMSPVFAKLGGQFFPPDDRSEFIVHIDTPAGSNIQYTRSKADEVARVARTHPEVAYTYATVGGQQGTVNQGDIYVRLVPKATRHRSQDELAAEIREQAAHVGGATASLSTGGFGPQKEIQIQLRGPDIAVLNRLADQVMAEVRQVPGAVDVDLSTKGQKPELEVELNRGLAGSLGITAGQVAQALRPAFAGIDAGDWVDPSGETRDVQLRLDPEARRRAADLASIPLVLQGPTGTTSLPLGQVATIRQGLGPAQIDHLDRDRVITVQANTQGSPLTEVVAGIETRLKEHVRVPAGYEITQGGQTKDQQEVFGRIFFALGVAIMLMYLILVVQFGSFLDPLAILLSLPLSLIGVMLGLWLTGNTLNLMSLIGVILLAGIVAKNAILLIDFAKWAHERGTPLRESLIEAGAIRLRPILMTTFALVAGMMPIALGKGEGSQFRSPLGVAVMGGVIASTLLTLLVIPTYYEILDDLREWLFGLFRRGPKKEEHHGPPVERMRPRLEPEAMSAD, translated from the coding sequence ATGTTCATCTCCGACTTTTCGATCAAGCGGCCCGTCGTCACCGTGGTGACGATGCTGGCGCTGGTCGTGTTCGGCATCTTCGCGCTGCTGAACCTGAAGACCGACGAGTTTCCCGAGGTGCAGCCGCCGGTGGTGGCCGTGTCGATCCCCTATCCGGGCGCGAGCCCCGAGACGGTGGAGCGCGAGGTGGTGGACCGCGTGGAGGAGGCCATCGGCGGGATCAGCGGCGTGGACCAGGTGACCAGCCAGAGCTTCGACGGCTACGCGGTGGTCATCGTCCAGTTCATCTTCGGCAAGGACCTGCAGCAGGCCACGCAGGACATCCGCGACCAGATCTCGCAGATCCGCAACGAGCTGCCGCAGGAGATGAAGGAGCCGATCCTCAGCCGGTTCGATCCGAACTCGCAGCCGATCGTCTCCATGACGCTCTCCTCCACCACGCTGGGGTCGGCCGAGCTCACCCGCATCGCCGACCCGGCGCTGACGCGCGAGCTGCGCGCGGTGCCCGGGGTGGCGCAGGTGAACGTGCAGGGCGGCATCACCCGCGAGCTCTCCGTCCTCCTGGACCCGGCGCGGATGCAGGCGGCGGGGGTGGGGGTGCCGCAGGTGGCCGCCGCGCTGCAGTCGCAGAACCTGGCCGCCCCCGTGGGCAAGCTGACGGGAACCTGGGACGAGCGGTCGATCCGACTGCAGGGGCGGCTTCCGGATCCGGAGTCGTTCCAGCAGCTGGTCGTCGCCACCAACCCCGGCGGCGCCGTCGTGCGGCTGGGCGACGTCGCGACGGTGCGCGACGGGACCGAGGAGCCCACCTCGCTGGCGCTGTTCAACGGCAAGCCGGCGGTGGGGATCGACGTGATCAAGTCTTCCGGCTACAGCACCACGCAGGTGGCCAGCGCGGTGCTGGAGCAGGTGCACAGGATCGAGGCGCGCCTCCCGCAGGGGGTGAAGCTCGACGTGGTGAAGAACTCGGGCGACCGGGTGAGCCGCTCGGTGAAGAACGTGCAGGAAACGCTCTTCGAGGGCGCGCTGCTGACCGTGCTGGTGGTGTTCCTCTTCCTGAACAGCTGGCGCTCGACGGTGATCACCGGCCTGGCGCTGCCGGTTTCGGTGCTGGCGTCGTTCGTGGCGGTGTGGGCCTTCGGCTTCACGCTGAACACGATGTCGCTGCTGGGGCTTTCGCTGGCCATCGGCATCCTGATCGACGACGCCATCGTGGTGCGCGAGAACATCGTGCGGCACGTGGAGATGGGGAAGGACCACTACCACGCGGCGCTGGAGGGGACGGACGAGATCGGCCTGGCGGTCGCAGCGACCACCTTCTCCATCGTCTGCGTGTTCGTGCCGATCGCCTTCATGGGCGGGCTGGCGCAGCAGTGGTTCGCGCCGTTCGCGCTGACCATCGCCTGCTCGGTGCTGGTGTCGCTGTTCGTGTCGTTCTCGCTGGACCCCATGCTCAGCGCCTACTGGCCGGACCCGCACCGCGAGCACCACGAGAAGGGCTTCGTGGGGCGGCAGCTGGACCACTTCAACAACTGGTTCGCGCGGCTCTCCGACCGCTACCGCGGGGTGATCGCCTGGGCGCTGGACCACCGCGCGTCGATGGTGATCCTGTCGCTGGGCACCTTCATCGGCGCGCTGATGCTCCCGGTGAAGGGCCTCGTCTCCTTCCTGGTGGTGCTGGCGATCGCGGTGGGCCTCTCGGCCTTCCTGGCGCTGGCGAAGCCGGGGAAGTCGGTTACCGCGGCGGTGGTGCTGGGCGGGCTGGTGGCCATGGTGGTGGGCGGGGCCATGTCGCCGGTGTTCGCCAAGCTGGGCGGGCAGTTCTTCCCGCCCGACGACCGCTCGGAGTTCATCGTGCACATCGACACGCCGGCGGGAAGCAACATCCAGTACACGCGCAGCAAGGCCGACGAGGTGGCGCGGGTGGCCCGCACCCACCCCGAGGTGGCGTACACCTACGCCACCGTGGGCGGGCAGCAGGGCACGGTGAACCAGGGCGACATCTACGTGCGCCTGGTTCCCAAGGCCACGCGGCACCGCAGCCAGGACGAGCTGGCGGCCGAGATCCGCGAGCAGGCGGCGCACGTGGGCGGGGCCACGGCCTCGCTCAGCACCGGCGGCTTCGGACCGCAGAAGGAGATCCAGATCCAGCTGCGCGGCCCCGACATCGCCGTGCTGAACCGGCTGGCCGACCAGGTGATGGCCGAGGTGCGGCAGGTGCCCGGCGCGGTGGACGTGGACCTGTCGACGAAGGGTCAGAAGCCGGAGCTGGAGGTGGAGCTGAACCGCGGGCTGGCGGGCTCGCTCGGCATCACGGCCGGGCAGGTGGCGCAGGCGCTGCGCCCGGCGTTCGCCGGGATCGACGCGGGCGACTGGGTGGACCCCTCGGGCGAGACCCGCGACGTGCAGCTGCGGCTCGATCCCGAGGCCCGGCGCCGCGCGGCCGACCTGGCGTCGATCCCCCTGGTCCTGCAGGGCCCCACGGGGACGACGTCGCTCCCGCTGGGGCAGGTCGCGACGATCAGGCAGGGCCTCGGCCCCGCGCAGATCGACCACCTGGACCGCGACCGCGTGATCACGGTGCAGGCCAACACGCAGGGGTCGCCGCTCACCGAGGTGGTGGCGGGGATCGAGACGCGCCTGAAGGAGCACGTGCGCGTGCCGGCGGGCTACGAGATCACGCAGGGCGGCCAGACCAAGGACCAGCAGGAGGTGTTCGGACGCATCTTCTTCGCGCTGGGCGTGGCCATCATGCTCATGTACCTGATCCTGGTGGTGCAGTTCGGCTCGTTCCTGGACCCGCTGGCCATCCTCCTCTCGCTCCCGCTCTCGCTGATCGGGGTGATGCTGGGGCTGTGGCTGACCGGGAACACGCTGAACCTGATGAGCCTGATCGGGGTGATCCTGCTGGCGGGGATCGTGGCCAAGAACGCGATCCTGCTCATCGACTTCGCCAAGTGGGCGCACGAGCGGGGCACGCCGCTGCGCGAAAGCCTGATCGAGGCGGGCGCCATCCGCCTGCGGCCCATCCTGATGACCACCTTCGCGCTGGTCGCGGGGATGATGCCCATCGCGCTGGGGAAGGGCGAGGGCTCGCAGTTCCGCTCGCCGCTGGGCGTGGCGGTGATGGGCGGGGTCATCGCCAGCACGCTGCTGACGCTGCTGGTGATCCCCACCTACTACGAGATCCTGGACGACCTGCGCGAGTGGCTGTTCGGCCTCTTCCGCCGCGGCCCGAAGAAGGAGGAGCACCACGGGCCGCCGGTGGAGCGCATGCGGCCGCGGCTGGAGCCCGAGGCGATGTCGGCGGACTGA
- a CDS encoding ABC transporter ATP-binding protein: MTVTPAVGDPMVEYRDVWKAFDQPVLAGVDLVVGRGETISVVGHSGTGKSVLLKTTIGLIVPDRGEVVVDGISVFRGGRRALRDVRKKVGYVFQNAALFDSMTVYENVAQGLTDEEIASWGDQEVLRRVARSLDHVNLDPNKVLGKLPSELSGGMRKRVGIARAIVGEPEILLYDEPVTGLDPVNGTVVHRLIAQLAGELGVTSIIVTHDIEGTLPISDRVALLDHGRIRFVGTPDEFRASDDQLVRAFIERDVPEDEMAEAL, from the coding sequence ATGACGGTGACCCCGGCGGTGGGCGACCCGATGGTCGAGTACCGCGACGTGTGGAAGGCGTTCGACCAGCCGGTGCTGGCGGGCGTGGACCTGGTGGTGGGCCGCGGCGAGACCATCTCCGTGGTGGGCCACTCGGGAACGGGCAAGAGCGTGCTGCTGAAGACCACGATCGGGCTGATCGTGCCCGACCGCGGCGAGGTGGTGGTGGACGGGATCTCGGTGTTCCGCGGCGGCCGCCGCGCGCTGCGCGACGTGCGCAAGAAGGTGGGATACGTCTTCCAGAACGCCGCGCTGTTCGACTCGATGACGGTGTACGAGAACGTGGCGCAGGGGCTGACCGACGAGGAGATCGCGTCGTGGGGCGACCAGGAGGTGCTGCGGCGGGTGGCCCGCTCGCTGGACCACGTGAACCTGGACCCCAACAAGGTGCTGGGGAAGCTTCCCAGCGAGCTCTCGGGCGGGATGCGCAAGCGCGTCGGGATCGCGCGCGCCATCGTGGGCGAGCCCGAGATCCTGCTGTACGACGAGCCGGTGACCGGGCTGGACCCGGTGAACGGCACGGTGGTGCACCGGCTGATCGCGCAGCTCGCGGGCGAGCTGGGGGTCACCAGCATCATCGTCACGCACGACATCGAGGGCACGCTGCCGATCTCGGACCGCGTGGCGCTGCTGGACCACGGCCGGATCCGCTTCGTGGGCACCCCCGACGAGTTCCGCGCCAGCGACGACCAGCTCGTGCGCGCCTTCATCGAGCGCGACGTGCCCGAAGACGAGATGGCGGAGGCGCTATGA
- a CDS encoding MlaD family protein, with the protein MAIVQPTRSPRREVQVGIFVLAGILAVLAALFILTDPGTFRGRYYVSTVVRDAGGIRARDPVQLSGVNIGRVADLKLTPGGVAMRLEIEGKYKFPDDSKVRLTAKGLLGEMVADVLPGRSRTEAGEGEILASADQDQGLSGTAQDLAGTARQVGGKADTLLTRANLLLSQEAIGSVHTSAAELQSMLGSLQALAADQRSQLSALSASLRRSAAGIEGAATRPELARAIARTDSLTARLDAATGQLNQASTSLAVVMGRIERGEGTLGRLSKDDSLYVNLNSAVANLNQLTTDIRANPKKYLSVSVF; encoded by the coding sequence ATGGCCATCGTCCAACCCACCCGGTCCCCCCGGCGCGAGGTGCAGGTCGGGATCTTCGTCCTGGCCGGCATCCTGGCCGTGCTGGCCGCCCTGTTCATCCTGACCGACCCCGGCACCTTCCGCGGGCGGTACTACGTGTCCACCGTGGTGCGCGACGCCGGCGGCATCCGCGCGCGCGACCCCGTGCAGCTCTCGGGGGTGAACATCGGCCGCGTGGCCGACCTGAAGCTCACGCCGGGCGGCGTGGCCATGCGCCTGGAGATCGAGGGGAAGTACAAGTTCCCCGACGACAGCAAGGTGCGGCTGACGGCCAAGGGGCTGCTGGGCGAGATGGTGGCCGACGTCCTCCCCGGCCGCTCGCGCACCGAGGCCGGCGAGGGCGAGATCCTGGCCAGCGCCGACCAGGACCAGGGGCTCAGCGGCACCGCGCAGGACCTGGCGGGCACGGCCAGGCAGGTGGGCGGCAAGGCCGACACCCTGCTCACGCGCGCCAACCTGCTGCTGAGCCAGGAGGCCATCGGCTCGGTGCACACCAGCGCGGCCGAGCTGCAGTCCATGCTGGGCTCGCTGCAGGCGCTGGCCGCCGACCAGCGGTCGCAGCTCTCGGCGCTCTCGGCGTCGCTGCGCCGCAGCGCGGCGGGGATCGAGGGGGCGGCCACGCGGCCCGAGCTGGCGCGCGCCATCGCCCGCACCGACAGCCTGACGGCGCGGCTGGACGCGGCCACGGGGCAGCTGAACCAGGCCAGCACCTCGCTGGCGGTGGTGATGGGCCGCATCGAGCGCGGCGAGGGCACGCTGGGCCGGCTGAGCAAGGACGACTCGCTGTACGTGAACCTGAACAGCGCCGTCGCCAACCTGAACCAGCTGACCACCGACATCCGCGCCAACCCCAAGAAGTACCTCAGCGTCAGCGTCTTCTGA
- a CDS encoding ABC transporter permease, producing MQTITEERPAVPVPAPRAGKGFHPGRAFTDFLARLGTGGERFAAHAGDMATLVWRSAMYLFTGRVALADIARQMYWMGVGSIPIVLVTGMLGGIVTSQQGGYQFTGGVPLYILGSVVASSVILELGPVMTAIVLIGRVGARITAELGTMQVSEQIDALHSLGRDPVRTLVAPRLIAGIIVVPILVALCNLAGVVSGMVAAQSTVHLGIPAFRYGAGLFWHNWDMLYSELKGVAFGFVIPLVASHMGLSTRGGAEGVGKSTTSAVVLMTLSVLVIDALFPPLLLN from the coding sequence ATGCAGACGATCACGGAGGAGCGGCCGGCGGTCCCCGTACCCGCGCCCCGGGCCGGCAAGGGGTTCCATCCCGGCCGCGCGTTCACGGACTTCCTGGCACGGCTGGGCACCGGCGGCGAGCGCTTCGCGGCGCACGCGGGCGACATGGCCACGCTGGTGTGGCGCTCGGCCATGTACCTGTTCACGGGCCGCGTGGCCCTGGCCGACATCGCCCGGCAGATGTACTGGATGGGCGTGGGCTCCATCCCCATCGTGCTGGTGACGGGGATGCTGGGCGGGATCGTGACCAGCCAGCAGGGTGGCTACCAGTTCACCGGCGGCGTCCCCCTCTACATCCTGGGAAGCGTGGTGGCCAGCTCGGTGATCCTGGAGCTGGGCCCGGTGATGACGGCCATCGTGCTGATCGGCCGGGTGGGCGCGCGCATCACCGCCGAGCTGGGGACCATGCAGGTGTCGGAGCAGATCGACGCGCTGCACTCGCTGGGCCGCGACCCGGTGCGCACGCTGGTGGCCCCGCGCCTGATCGCGGGGATCATCGTGGTCCCGATCCTGGTCGCCCTGTGCAACCTGGCGGGCGTGGTGAGCGGGATGGTGGCCGCGCAGTCGACCGTGCATCTCGGCATCCCCGCCTTCCGCTACGGCGCGGGGCTGTTCTGGCACAACTGGGACATGCTGTACTCGGAGCTGAAGGGCGTGGCGTTCGGCTTCGTCATCCCCCTGGTGGCCAGCCACATGGGCCTGTCCACCCGCGGCGGCGCCGAGGGCGTGGGCAAGAGCACGACCAGCGCGGTGGTGCTGATGACGCTGTCGGTGCTGGTCATCGACGCGCTCTTCCCGCCGCTGCTGCTGAACTGA
- a CDS encoding efflux RND transporter periplasmic adaptor subunit, translating into MMMNNTIGRAALAAGVALVLAGCGKESDAAVEKPAEGIVLGPDAVAVVQQQEIRTGPQLSGSLMAEREAQVRAQISGQVLAVYADQGQAVRAGQPLARIDATALTDAATSARTGVSSAQISLEVARRNYERAQTLNQAGAMSDRDLETARAQLSQAQAQAAGARSQQASAQKQLSNSEVRSPITGVVSVRPVGAGDIVQPGAALFTVVDPRSMRLEANVPAEQLGQLHIGSTVRFTVNGYPGRTFTGTVQRIAPAADPATRQVPVVVTIPNEGGTLVAGLFAQGRVESTVRQGILVPAAAVDERGVAPSVLRLKGGKAERVAVQLGTRDPDTEQVEVTAGLAAGDTVLVGPAIGTAPGTPVRVSAAAQP; encoded by the coding sequence ATGATGATGAACAACACGATCGGGCGCGCGGCGCTGGCCGCCGGCGTGGCCCTGGTGCTGGCGGGGTGCGGGAAGGAAAGCGACGCCGCGGTGGAGAAGCCGGCCGAGGGGATCGTCCTGGGGCCCGACGCGGTGGCCGTGGTGCAGCAGCAGGAGATCCGCACCGGGCCGCAGCTTTCCGGCAGCCTGATGGCCGAGCGCGAGGCGCAGGTGCGGGCGCAGATCTCCGGCCAGGTGCTGGCGGTGTACGCCGACCAGGGGCAGGCGGTTCGCGCCGGGCAGCCGCTGGCGCGCATCGACGCCACCGCGCTGACCGACGCGGCCACCTCGGCGCGCACCGGCGTTTCCTCCGCGCAGATTTCGCTGGAGGTGGCGCGGCGCAACTACGAGCGCGCGCAGACGCTGAACCAGGCGGGCGCCATGAGCGACCGCGACCTGGAGACGGCGCGCGCCCAGCTCAGCCAGGCGCAGGCGCAGGCCGCCGGCGCGCGCAGCCAGCAGGCCAGCGCGCAGAAGCAATTGTCGAACAGCGAGGTGCGCTCGCCCATCACCGGTGTGGTCAGCGTGCGCCCGGTGGGCGCGGGCGACATCGTGCAGCCGGGGGCGGCGCTCTTCACCGTGGTCGACCCGCGCAGCATGCGGCTCGAGGCCAACGTTCCCGCCGAGCAGCTGGGGCAGCTCCACATCGGCTCCACCGTGCGCTTCACGGTGAACGGCTACCCGGGGCGCACCTTCACCGGCACGGTGCAGCGCATCGCCCCCGCCGCCGACCCGGCCACGCGCCAGGTGCCGGTGGTGGTCACCATCCCCAACGAGGGCGGAACCCTGGTGGCCGGCCTGTTCGCGCAGGGGCGGGTGGAGAGCACCGTGCGGCAGGGCATTCTCGTTCCCGCCGCGGCGGTGGACGAGCGCGGCGTGGCGCCCTCGGTGCTGCGCCTGAAGGGGGGGAAGGCCGAGCGCGTGGCGGTGCAGCTCGGCACCCGCGACCCCGACACCGAGCAGGTCGAGGTCACCGCCGGGCTGGCCGCGGGCGACACCGTGCTGGTGGGCCCCGCCATCGGCACCGCCCCGGGCACCCCGGTCCGCGTCAGCGCGGCCGCGCAGCCGTAA
- a CDS encoding iron ABC transporter permease, with amino-acid sequence MILLLWLVLYPNLFVLGDSFLDQGRVTGAHYARFFGSASELRALWNSVWISLASVVLSALIGVPLAFLFARREFPGRRVLGGLAAMPVLLPPLVGTISFLFLYGESGFLTRGVQTALGLAEAPWRLDGAWAVLLVHAYTMYVYFYLFTSAGLARLDAGYAEAAAALGAGWWTTLRRVTLPMLAPALGGASLLVFMTSMASFSAPYVFGGGFRVLTTQLYASKLNGENGLVAVEAVVLALVSLAFLVPLQRYEASRDYTGASKGLAVAPPPERGRGWLLTLAAAVFVGFLLLPHATVLLVSFVPEGTWTTQTFPPVYSAEPYRRMFGEAEQLRPVLNSLRMATIATIANVAFAFAAAYLLARTRVRGKAIVSALVALPWALPGTVLAISLASTFSVNRPLAGRFVLVGTFAILPLAYFIRNIPLVTRAALSSFRQLDPSLEEAAASLGAGPATALRRVVLPLVLPGLMAGALLAFVTALGEFVASILLYTNRTRPISMEMLSQLRAYDFGGASAYGVLLIVLVALVFATGYRNVVEGR; translated from the coding sequence GTGATCCTGCTGCTCTGGCTGGTGCTGTATCCCAACCTGTTCGTGCTGGGCGACAGCTTCCTGGACCAGGGGCGGGTGACCGGGGCGCACTACGCGCGCTTCTTCGGCAGCGCGTCGGAGCTGCGGGCGCTGTGGAACAGCGTGTGGATCTCGCTGGCGAGCGTGGTGCTCTCCGCGCTGATCGGGGTGCCGCTGGCCTTCCTCTTCGCGCGGCGCGAGTTCCCCGGGCGGCGCGTTCTGGGCGGCCTGGCCGCAATGCCGGTGCTGCTCCCGCCGCTGGTCGGCACCATCTCCTTCCTCTTCCTCTACGGCGAGTCCGGGTTCCTGACGCGCGGCGTGCAGACGGCGCTGGGGCTGGCGGAGGCGCCGTGGCGGCTGGACGGCGCGTGGGCGGTGCTGCTGGTGCACGCGTACACCATGTATGTCTACTTCTACCTGTTCACCTCCGCCGGGCTGGCGCGGCTGGACGCCGGGTATGCCGAGGCCGCGGCGGCGCTCGGCGCGGGGTGGTGGACCACGCTGCGCCGCGTGACGCTGCCCATGCTGGCCCCCGCGCTGGGCGGCGCGTCGCTGCTGGTGTTCATGACGTCGATGGCGTCGTTCAGCGCGCCCTACGTCTTCGGCGGCGGCTTCCGCGTGCTCACGACGCAGCTCTACGCCAGCAAGCTGAACGGGGAGAACGGCCTGGTCGCCGTCGAGGCGGTGGTGCTCGCGCTGGTCTCGCTGGCGTTCCTCGTCCCCCTGCAGCGCTACGAGGCGTCGCGCGACTACACCGGCGCGTCCAAGGGGCTGGCCGTGGCGCCGCCGCCCGAGCGCGGGCGCGGGTGGCTGCTGACGCTGGCGGCCGCGGTGTTCGTCGGCTTCCTCCTGCTGCCGCACGCCACGGTTCTGCTCGTCTCCTTCGTCCCCGAGGGAACGTGGACCACGCAGACCTTTCCACCCGTCTACTCCGCCGAGCCGTACCGCCGGATGTTCGGCGAGGCCGAGCAGCTGCGCCCGGTCCTCAACTCGCTGCGCATGGCGACGATCGCGACGATCGCCAACGTGGCCTTCGCCTTCGCGGCGGCGTACCTGCTGGCGCGGACGCGGGTGCGCGGGAAGGCGATCGTCTCCGCGCTGGTCGCGCTCCCGTGGGCTCTGCCGGGGACTGTGCTGGCGATCTCGCTGGCGTCCACGTTCAGCGTGAACCGGCCGCTGGCGGGGCGATTCGTGCTGGTAGGGACCTTCGCGATCCTGCCGCTGGCGTACTTCATCCGCAACATCCCGCTGGTCACGCGCGCGGCGCTGTCGTCGTTCCGCCAGCTCGACCCCTCGCTCGAGGAGGCGGCCGCGTCGCTCGGCGCCGGCCCCGCCACGGCCCTGCGGCGCGTGGTGCTGCCGCTGGTGCTGCCGGGGCTGATGGCGGGCGCGCTGCTCGCGTTCGTCACCGCGCTGGGCGAGTTCGTCGCCTCGATCCTGCTCTACACCAACCGCACGCGCCCCATCAGCATGGAGATGCTGTCGCAGCTGCGCGCCTACGACTTCGGCGGCGCCAGCGCATACGGCGTGCTGCTGATCGTCCTCGTAGCCCTCGTCTTCGCGACGGGATACAGGAACGTGGTGGAGGGGAGATAG